A genomic region of Chryseobacterium sp. KACC 21268 contains the following coding sequences:
- a CDS encoding M28 family peptidase, translating to MELARMFSQNKTKENANYVFALFSGEEDGLMGSKKLAETIKTTYPNTIFMINMDMVGRLNNNKDLTVGGVGTSPILPGLVKKYKPEGFNLALDESGVGPSDHTSFYLKDIPVLFLFTGTHNDYHKPTDDSDKINYPGGTVIANYVFDLANALGNEKEIPFVKTKVAASKSVPKYKVSLGIMPNYADSKDGMGIDGVIDNRPAANAGILQGDVLTKIGKCEVKEVYSYMDCLSKVNAGEEHSVTVKRNGEEKIFNVKF from the coding sequence TTGGAATTAGCAAGAATGTTTTCTCAAAATAAAACGAAGGAAAATGCAAATTACGTTTTCGCATTATTCTCGGGCGAAGAAGATGGATTGATGGGTTCTAAGAAACTTGCAGAAACAATTAAAACCACTTATCCAAATACCATTTTTATGATTAATATGGATATGGTTGGGCGACTTAATAACAACAAAGACCTAACTGTCGGTGGCGTTGGAACCTCTCCTATCCTACCCGGATTGGTGAAAAAATATAAGCCTGAAGGTTTCAATCTAGCGTTGGACGAATCCGGCGTTGGTCCAAGTGACCATACTTCTTTTTATTTGAAAGACATTCCGGTTCTTTTCCTTTTCACAGGCACGCACAACGACTATCATAAACCGACAGATGATTCAGATAAAATCAATTATCCAGGCGGAACGGTGATTGCAAATTATGTTTTTGATTTGGCGAATGCTTTGGGAAATGAAAAAGAAATTCCGTTTGTGAAAACCAAAGTTGCAGCGAGCAAATCGGTTCCGAAATACAAAGTGAGTTTGGGAATTATGCCAAATTACGCCGACAGCAAAGACGGAATGGGCATCGATGGCGTCATCGACAACAGACCGGCTGCCAATGCTGGAATCCTGCAAGGTGATGTTCTGACAAAAATTGGAAAATGTGAGGTGAAAGAAGTCTATTCTTATATGGATTGTCTCTCAAAAGTGAATGCCGGCGAGGAACATTCTGTGACAGTCAAACGAAATGGCGAAGAAAAAATCTTCAATGTGAAATTCTAA
- a CDS encoding M28 family peptidase has protein sequence MFRKYISSLVLLATIHFAEAQTFIQAYQNRANQVSQSNVNTYLQEFEALGVKKTGTTQNTNAFNWIKNKYTSFGYNTTNFQEHSWTANGLSSKNFIVTKTGTLYPNKFVIVCGHFDSINGPGTNDNGSGTSIILEIARILKDVPTEYSIKFIHFSGEEQGLLGSSRYVSEIVNGTSPKMDIKVVVNLDQVGGLATKANTKLYHDKDQSAPNSNNTAAAIAVQELANCTTLYSPLGVDFDPAESTDYVPFQQNGEIITGYWEYEGGYSNPYVHTANDLYVNMDPVYVFNVGKAAVGAIQHFAVASTSILAVEDISLSKILKSVEFYPNPAKNTLNLKMENPSKAFTFELTDMSGSQILINKNNAHQIDISHLKPGVYLGTITIDNEKVTKKIIID, from the coding sequence ATGTTCAGAAAATATATTAGTTCATTAGTTTTATTAGCAACTATACATTTCGCAGAAGCGCAAACTTTCATTCAAGCTTATCAGAATAGAGCAAATCAGGTTTCTCAAAGCAACGTAAACACCTATCTGCAGGAGTTTGAAGCTTTAGGCGTGAAGAAAACTGGAACGACACAGAACACCAATGCCTTCAATTGGATCAAAAACAAATACACTTCTTTCGGTTACAACACTACGAATTTCCAAGAGCATTCTTGGACAGCCAACGGATTGTCGTCCAAAAACTTTATTGTAACCAAAACTGGAACGCTGTATCCAAATAAGTTTGTGATCGTTTGTGGACATTTCGATTCCATTAATGGACCTGGAACAAATGACAACGGAAGCGGAACATCCATCATTTTGGAAATCGCCAGGATTTTGAAAGATGTTCCCACAGAATATTCTATCAAGTTCATTCATTTTTCTGGTGAGGAGCAAGGACTTTTGGGAAGCTCCAGATATGTTTCCGAAATCGTGAACGGAACCAGTCCTAAAATGGACATCAAAGTGGTGGTGAACCTAGATCAGGTTGGCGGATTGGCAACAAAAGCGAACACAAAACTTTATCACGACAAAGACCAAAGTGCGCCAAACAGCAACAATACTGCAGCTGCAATAGCGGTTCAGGAGCTGGCAAACTGCACCACATTATATTCCCCGCTAGGTGTAGATTTTGATCCGGCAGAAAGCACAGACTACGTTCCCTTTCAACAAAATGGTGAGATCATCACAGGTTATTGGGAATACGAAGGCGGCTACAGCAATCCCTATGTCCACACAGCAAATGACCTTTATGTCAATATGGATCCTGTTTATGTTTTCAATGTTGGCAAAGCTGCGGTTGGTGCAATCCAGCATTTCGCTGTAGCTTCTACCTCCATTTTGGCTGTGGAAGATATTTCGCTTTCCAAAATATTGAAGTCTGTGGAATTCTATCCAAATCCTGCTAAGAATACTTTGAATCTTAAAATGGAGAATCCTTCAAAAGCTTTTACATTTGAACTGACCGATATGAGTGGAAGTCAAATTTTGATTAATAAAAACAATGCGCATCAAATTGATATTTCGCATTTGAAACCTGGCGTTTATCTTGGAACAATCACTATTGACAATGAAAAAGTGACCAAGAAGATTATTATAGATTAA
- a CDS encoding alpha-ketoglutarate-dependent dioxygenase AlkB, whose protein sequence is MYSTDMQLSLFDAGEYYQFPTELLDYTEHFLSEERATEIEKILIETVPWKQRTQKMFDREVLTPRLTAWYGDDEKSYHLGGNEFSVNAWTPELLGLKYKIQKLTGHQFNSVLLNFYRDGNDSVAWHRDKESELGNRPVIASVSFGQVRNFDFRKKDNHQNKYTLPLQHGSLLIMKGDLQTNWEHRIPKSARPMKPRINLTFRNIREL, encoded by the coding sequence ATGTACAGTACAGATATGCAACTCAGTTTGTTTGATGCAGGCGAATATTACCAATTTCCGACCGAGTTATTGGATTATACCGAACATTTTTTGTCTGAGGAAAGAGCAACGGAAATTGAAAAGATACTCATAGAAACGGTTCCGTGGAAACAGAGAACGCAAAAAATGTTTGACAGAGAAGTTTTGACGCCACGACTGACTGCTTGGTACGGCGACGATGAAAAATCTTATCATTTGGGAGGCAATGAATTCAGTGTGAATGCGTGGACGCCGGAACTTTTAGGTTTGAAATATAAAATTCAGAAATTGACTGGTCATCAATTCAATTCTGTCTTGCTTAATTTCTACAGAGACGGAAACGATTCTGTAGCTTGGCATCGCGACAAGGAAAGTGAATTGGGAAATCGCCCTGTGATTGCATCGGTCAGTTTCGGGCAAGTGAGGAATTTTGATTTTCGAAAGAAGGACAATCATCAGAACAAATATACGTTGCCACTTCAGCACGGCTCATTGCTCATTATGAAAGGTGATTTGCAAACCAATTGGGAGCATCGGATTCCCAAATCCGCCAGACCAATGAAACCTCGGATTAATCTGACCTTTCGTAATATTCGGGAATTGTAA
- a CDS encoding hemolysin family protein, with the protein MDSDSLVKLLIALFLVLLNGFFVAAEFSIVKVRYSQIQIKAAEGNAVAKQAENIIKNLDAYLSATQLGITLASLALGWVGESALHHIIEATFHSLNIELAAATVTTISVVCSFLLITIMHIVFGELVPKSIAIRKSEATTLFIAYPLHVFYNVFRPFIWLMNSLSNAFLKLIKIFPASEHDIHSTEELQLLVKQSADSGEIEEENYEIIKNAFDFTDHNAKQIMITRQNISSIDINDDPEDIINQIMESGYSRIPVYEGSIDNIIGIFYTKEIIREYIKSKGQVSHESLRGFMREAFFVVGSKKISDLLKVFQLKKQHLAIVIDEFGGTEGIITLEDILEELVGEIQDEEDEEEKIVDKVGENIYWVKATQPLDEINEQLPKNIPPSEEGEYNTLAGFILNELQDIPEENQEFDYGNYHFKILKMQNKSVELVELLYDKPFLEDITDEITE; encoded by the coding sequence ATGGATTCTGATAGTTTAGTCAAACTTCTTATAGCATTATTTCTAGTTCTTCTGAATGGCTTCTTTGTAGCCGCCGAATTTTCGATAGTAAAAGTACGTTATTCCCAAATCCAGATCAAAGCGGCTGAAGGGAATGCAGTGGCCAAACAAGCCGAAAACATCATCAAGAATCTTGATGCCTATCTCTCAGCAACACAGTTGGGGATCACACTCGCTTCCCTTGCCTTAGGTTGGGTAGGAGAGAGTGCCTTGCATCACATCATCGAAGCAACTTTCCATTCTTTGAACATAGAATTGGCAGCAGCAACTGTAACCACCATTTCTGTCGTTTGTAGTTTCTTGCTGATCACGATCATGCACATCGTCTTCGGAGAATTGGTACCTAAATCAATTGCCATCAGAAAGTCAGAAGCGACGACGCTATTCATCGCTTATCCATTGCACGTTTTTTATAATGTCTTCCGACCATTTATCTGGTTGATGAACTCATTATCCAACGCGTTCCTGAAATTAATCAAAATATTTCCAGCTTCGGAACACGATATTCACTCGACAGAGGAATTGCAATTGTTGGTAAAACAATCGGCTGACAGCGGCGAAATTGAAGAAGAAAACTACGAGATCATCAAAAATGCATTCGATTTTACAGATCACAATGCAAAGCAGATCATGATCACCAGACAGAATATCTCGTCCATCGATATCAATGATGATCCGGAAGATATCATCAACCAAATTATGGAAAGCGGTTATTCGCGAATTCCTGTTTACGAAGGTTCGATTGATAATATTATCGGGATTTTCTACACGAAGGAGATCATTAGAGAATATATCAAAAGCAAAGGACAAGTTTCTCACGAAAGTCTGAGAGGCTTTATGAGAGAAGCATTCTTTGTGGTCGGCAGCAAGAAAATATCAGACCTTCTGAAAGTTTTCCAATTGAAGAAACAACATTTGGCAATCGTGATCGATGAATTCGGAGGAACCGAAGGAATCATTACACTTGAAGATATTCTGGAAGAATTGGTTGGAGAGATCCAAGATGAGGAAGACGAGGAAGAAAAGATCGTAGACAAGGTGGGCGAAAATATCTATTGGGTAAAAGCAACGCAACCATTGGACGAGATCAATGAGCAGCTTCCGAAGAATATTCCGCCATCTGAAGAAGGAGAATATAATACGCTTGCAGGCTTTATCTTGAACGAATTGCAGGATATACCAGAAGAAAATCAAGAATTCGATTATGGTAATTACCATTTCAAGATCTTGAAAATGCAAAACAAAAGTGTTGAATTGGTAGAGCTTTTATACGACAAACCATTTTTGGAAGATATAACAGACGAGATCACTGAATAA
- the dnaE gene encoding DNA polymerase III subunit alpha — MYLNCHSYHSLRYGTLSVQNLVEQASELGIKTLVLSDINTVTAIYDFKKECKNVGIKPIAGIEVRKENRLLYIAIAKEFSGIGEVNKILTEHNCDGVELSETAPNYNQVFVIYPIQNIPETLKENEFIGIREEELNLLIRPEFKDKINKMVVLQPVTFSTKKEYNLHRILRAIDGNTLISKLSNDEICRKSEHFKPEIDLIKSFEQYPEIINNTKKILAECSFEFTYKEPRSTENKNKKYFKESLEEDMKLLSELAYSGLEKRYGANDEVARTRVEKELKVIGELKFSAYFLITWDIIQYSNRMGFMHVGRGSGANSIVSYCLEITDICPIELDLYFERFLNLNRTSPPDFDIDWSWQNRDAIIQYIFDTYGKDKVAFCGTDVKFKYKSIFREVGKAFGLPKEELDNLAGKSMEYHDRNSIVKLVQEYGQLMEKFPNQRSMHACGILISEEPITTYTALEMPPKGFPIAQFDMNVAEDIGLEKFDILSQRGLGTINDTVELIKKNRGIEIDIRDTSISKDESVCNEYLAIGKTIGCFYIESPAMRGLLRRLKCDNYRTLVAASSIIRPGVAQSGMMREYIFRHNHPNQFEYFHPVFEENLKETYGIMVYQEDVIKIAQYFGGLSHADGDILRRAMSGKERSIQKLNEVKVNFFESCKREGHSEQMTTEAFRQIQSFAGYSFCKAHSASYAVESYQSLYLKVYYPLEFMVSVINNQGGFYRTEVYIHEARMSGADVQNPCVNNSEYQTILKGKEIYLGFMVLQSLETKIAQIISEEREKNGDYKSLENFIKRIPIGIETIQILIFIGAFRFTGKPKNELLVEARLLLINYKVENRNIALFDEPANDFKLPELKREQFEDAFDEVEIIGFPVSCSPFDLLQTKFRGNVFVKDLLKFHKSQVKMLAYLISRKHVPTKKGAMFFGTWVDVNGDYFDTAHFPDSLEKYQFQGGGCYLLLGTVEVDYHFPTITIHKMAKMPMIPDPRYAYDKEKQYDVHKQIREDVSMTSRKPYPQAHEINLPRQKFN; from the coding sequence ATGTATCTCAACTGTCATTCTTATCATAGTCTTCGCTACGGCACTTTATCGGTTCAAAATCTGGTAGAGCAAGCTTCCGAACTTGGAATCAAAACATTGGTTTTGAGCGATATTAATACGGTGACCGCCATTTATGATTTCAAAAAAGAATGTAAAAATGTTGGAATAAAACCAATTGCAGGCATTGAAGTGAGAAAAGAAAATCGACTACTTTACATTGCAATTGCAAAGGAATTCAGCGGAATTGGAGAAGTGAATAAGATTTTAACTGAACATAATTGCGACGGCGTTGAACTTTCTGAAACGGCACCGAATTACAATCAAGTATTTGTCATTTATCCAATTCAAAATATTCCTGAAACTCTAAAAGAAAATGAATTCATCGGAATCCGAGAAGAGGAATTGAATCTGTTGATTCGACCGGAATTTAAAGATAAAATCAACAAAATGGTTGTTCTTCAGCCTGTCACTTTCAGCACGAAAAAGGAATATAATCTTCACCGAATCCTAAGAGCGATTGACGGAAATACTTTGATTTCAAAACTTTCTAATGATGAGATTTGCAGAAAATCGGAACATTTCAAACCGGAAATCGATTTGATAAAATCATTCGAACAATATCCTGAAATCATTAACAACACAAAAAAAATTCTCGCTGAATGTAGTTTTGAATTTACATATAAAGAACCGCGAAGCACTGAAAATAAGAATAAAAAATATTTTAAAGAATCTCTGGAAGAGGATATGAAATTGTTGAGCGAGCTTGCTTATTCGGGATTGGAAAAACGATATGGCGCAAATGATGAAGTTGCCAGAACCAGAGTTGAAAAAGAACTCAAGGTGATTGGTGAACTCAAATTTTCGGCGTATTTTCTGATTACCTGGGACATCATTCAATACAGCAACCGAATGGGTTTTATGCACGTCGGGCGAGGAAGTGGCGCCAATTCCATCGTCAGTTATTGCCTTGAAATTACAGATATTTGTCCGATAGAACTGGACCTGTATTTTGAAAGATTTCTAAATCTGAACCGAACTTCTCCACCAGATTTCGATATCGACTGGAGTTGGCAAAACCGAGATGCAATCATCCAATATATTTTTGACACCTACGGAAAAGATAAAGTTGCTTTTTGCGGAACCGATGTTAAATTTAAATATAAATCGATTTTTCGGGAAGTGGGGAAAGCGTTTGGTTTGCCCAAAGAAGAGCTTGACAATCTGGCTGGTAAATCGATGGAATATCACGACCGAAACTCGATTGTAAAGTTGGTGCAAGAATATGGACAATTAATGGAAAAATTCCCGAACCAACGAAGTATGCACGCTTGCGGAATTTTGATTTCTGAAGAACCCATCACAACTTACACAGCTTTGGAAATGCCTCCAAAAGGATTTCCAATTGCTCAGTTTGATATGAATGTTGCAGAAGATATTGGTCTGGAAAAGTTTGACATCCTTTCTCAACGCGGTTTGGGAACCATCAATGACACCGTAGAATTAATCAAAAAAAACAGAGGCATTGAGATTGACATTCGGGACACTTCTATTTCTAAGGACGAATCTGTTTGCAATGAATATTTAGCGATTGGCAAAACAATCGGCTGTTTTTATATCGAAAGTCCGGCAATGCGTGGACTGCTGAGAAGATTGAAATGTGACAATTACAGAACTTTGGTGGCCGCTTCCTCCATCATTCGACCCGGCGTGGCGCAAAGTGGAATGATGCGGGAATATATTTTCCGGCACAACCATCCGAATCAGTTCGAATATTTTCATCCAGTCTTTGAGGAAAACCTTAAAGAAACTTATGGCATTATGGTCTATCAGGAGGATGTGATTAAGATTGCCCAATATTTTGGGGGACTTTCTCACGCGGATGGTGACATTTTGAGACGGGCGATGAGTGGAAAGGAACGTTCAATTCAGAAATTAAATGAAGTTAAAGTCAACTTTTTTGAATCCTGTAAAAGAGAAGGACATTCCGAGCAAATGACGACGGAAGCTTTCCGGCAAATTCAATCTTTTGCAGGCTATTCTTTTTGTAAGGCGCACTCGGCTTCTTATGCAGTGGAAAGTTACCAGAGTTTGTATTTGAAGGTCTATTATCCGTTGGAATTTATGGTTTCGGTCATCAATAATCAAGGTGGTTTTTATCGGACGGAAGTTTACATACACGAAGCGAGAATGTCTGGTGCTGATGTCCAAAATCCTTGCGTGAACAACAGCGAATATCAGACGATTTTGAAAGGAAAAGAAATCTATCTGGGTTTTATGGTTTTGCAATCGCTGGAAACTAAAATCGCTCAAATCATTTCTGAAGAACGGGAGAAAAACGGCGATTACAAATCTCTGGAAAACTTCATCAAGCGCATTCCGATTGGGATTGAAACCATTCAAATCTTGATTTTCATTGGTGCTTTCAGATTTACGGGAAAGCCTAAAAACGAACTTTTGGTGGAAGCGAGATTGTTGTTAATCAATTATAAAGTAGAAAATAGAAATATTGCTCTTTTCGATGAACCGGCCAATGACTTTAAACTTCCTGAACTGAAACGAGAACAGTTTGAAGATGCTTTTGATGAAGTTGAAATCATCGGATTTCCTGTTTCGTGCAGTCCATTTGACTTGTTACAAACCAAATTTAGAGGCAATGTTTTTGTAAAAGATTTGCTGAAGTTTCATAAAAGCCAAGTGAAAATGTTAGCATATTTGATTTCCAGAAAACACGTTCCCACGAAAAAAGGCGCAATGTTTTTCGGAACTTGGGTTGATGTGAATGGTGATTATTTTGATACCGCTCATTTTCCGGACAGTTTGGAAAAATATCAATTTCAAGGTGGCGGCTGTTATCTTTTGCTGGGAACCGTGGAAGTGGATTATCATTTTCCGACCATCACGATTCATAAAATGGCAAAGATGCCGATGATTCCTGACCCACGCTACGCTTATGACAAGGAAAAGCAGTACGATGTCCACAAGCAAATCAGAGAAGATGTCAGTATGACGTCCCGAAAACCTTATCCACAGGCACACGAGATTAATTTGCCAAGGCAGAAGTTTAATTAA
- the rplT gene encoding 50S ribosomal protein L20, translating to MPRSVNSVASRARRKKVLKKAKGFFGRRKNVWTVAKNAVEKAMSYAYRGRKEKKRSFRSLWVMRINAGAREHGLTYSQFMGALKKNNIELNRKVLADLAMNYPEAFKAVVDQVK from the coding sequence ATGCCAAGATCAGTAAATTCTGTAGCGTCTAGAGCGCGTAGAAAAAAAGTTTTAAAAAAGGCTAAAGGTTTTTTCGGTAGAAGAAAGAACGTTTGGACTGTAGCAAAAAATGCGGTAGAGAAAGCAATGTCTTACGCTTACCGTGGTAGAAAAGAGAAAAAAAGAAGTTTCAGAAGCCTTTGGGTAATGCGTATCAACGCAGGAGCTAGAGAGCACGGATTGACTTACTCTCAGTTTATGGGAGCTCTTAAGAAAAACAACATCGAGCTAAACAGAAAAGTGCTTGCAGACCTTGCAATGAACTATCCAGAAGCTTTCAAAGCTGTTGTAGATCAAGTAAAATAA
- a CDS encoding ATP-dependent Clp protease adaptor ClpS, with protein sequence MKIYNNRSYDEPKRQYEEEVAVLEMEDEVYKIVLHNDDVNTFDFVIECLIEICEHTLEQAEQCTMLVHYKGKCTVKTGALEKLKPMHQALLDKGLSSEIV encoded by the coding sequence ATGAAAATCTATAATAACAGATCTTATGACGAACCAAAACGCCAGTACGAAGAAGAAGTAGCGGTTTTGGAGATGGAAGACGAAGTCTATAAAATTGTCCTCCACAACGACGACGTCAACACCTTTGATTTCGTGATCGAATGTTTGATCGAGATCTGTGAACACACTTTGGAACAGGCAGAACAATGTACAATGCTCGTTCATTACAAAGGAAAATGCACCGTAAAAACAGGCGCTTTGGAAAAATTAAAACCAATGCATCAGGCATTATTAGATAAAGGTCTTAGTTCCGAAATAGTATAA
- the atpG gene encoding ATP synthase F1 subunit gamma, translating to MANLKEIRGRITSISSTMQITSAMKMVSAAKLKKAQDAIVMLRPYSEKLQEIIQNVSAASDAENISEFALEREVKKVLFITVTSNRGLAGAFNSSVIKELNIQFSANENTEIEVLTVGKKAFDAVRRNKTVYENHSSLFDNLSFDHVSNMTEKVMSDFKAGKFDKVYVVYNKFINAATQEVVTEQVLPISSATEEKAGSADINVDYIFEPGRKEILDVLIPKSIKTQIFKAILDSVASEHGARMTAMHKATDNADALRSDLKIFYNKARQAAITNEILEIVSGAEALKNS from the coding sequence ATGGCAAACTTAAAAGAAATACGAGGCAGGATTACATCTATATCTTCTACGATGCAGATCACAAGCGCTATGAAGATGGTTTCCGCTGCGAAACTAAAGAAAGCGCAAGATGCGATCGTAATGCTAAGACCTTATTCTGAAAAACTTCAGGAGATCATACAGAATGTAAGTGCGGCGTCTGATGCAGAGAACATCTCGGAATTTGCATTGGAAAGAGAAGTGAAAAAAGTACTTTTCATCACCGTGACTTCCAACAGAGGTTTGGCTGGAGCTTTCAACTCATCTGTGATCAAAGAACTTAACATCCAGTTTTCTGCAAACGAAAACACGGAGATCGAAGTTTTGACAGTAGGTAAAAAAGCCTTCGATGCGGTGAGAAGAAACAAAACAGTTTACGAAAACCACAGTTCACTTTTCGACAATCTTTCTTTCGATCACGTTTCAAATATGACGGAGAAAGTAATGTCAGACTTCAAAGCGGGCAAATTTGATAAAGTCTATGTTGTTTACAACAAGTTTATCAATGCGGCAACGCAGGAGGTAGTGACAGAGCAGGTTTTGCCAATTTCATCAGCAACAGAAGAGAAAGCTGGTTCAGCAGATATCAATGTAGATTATATCTTCGAGCCGGGCAGAAAAGAGATTCTGGATGTTTTGATCCCAAAATCAATCAAGACTCAGATCTTCAAAGCCATTCTGGATTCCGTAGCATCAGAACACGGTGCAAGGATGACAGCAATGCACAAGGCGACCGACAATGCAGACGCACTTAGAAGTGACCTGAAGATCTTCTACAACAAAGCAAGACAGGCAGCCATCACCAACGAAATATTAGAAATTGTTTCCGGAGCAGAAGCGCTCAAGAACAGTTAA
- a CDS encoding helix-turn-helix domain-containing protein: MSIFSDNIRFLRAKKMTTQQELADTLIITRSRYVSYEDGRSEPPYDVLITMSKFFHISIDLLLTVDIRKYPLEEMMNLPDNRIVLPIIVDESGNNSIEIIPQKASMGYLSGYSDPEYIESLQRISLPFLTNGKYRAFPTQGDSMPPFKDGSFIIGKYVEDIEDLKINKSYIFVTLNDGISYKRFKGQKKKAIEVSADNSFYKPYEIPLSEIVEIWQYASGIFPEDFEPDNFDNYNLKDMFLEIRKDIKALDNKVSNSK, translated from the coding sequence ATGTCAATTTTTTCAGATAACATCAGGTTTTTAAGAGCTAAGAAAATGACGACTCAACAGGAGTTGGCAGATACCTTAATTATCACAAGGTCACGGTACGTTTCTTATGAAGATGGCCGTTCGGAACCGCCGTATGACGTGCTTATCACGATGTCAAAATTCTTCCACATCAGCATCGATTTGCTTTTGACCGTGGACATCCGGAAATATCCTTTGGAAGAAATGATGAATCTTCCCGATAACAGAATTGTCCTTCCAATTATCGTTGATGAATCAGGAAATAACAGCATCGAAATCATTCCTCAAAAAGCATCGATGGGCTATTTGTCAGGTTACAGCGACCCGGAATATATCGAAAGTCTTCAAAGGATTTCATTGCCATTTTTGACGAATGGAAAATATAGGGCTTTCCCTACGCAAGGTGATTCTATGCCTCCTTTCAAAGATGGTTCGTTCATCATCGGGAAATATGTGGAAGATATTGAGGATTTGAAAATCAATAAAAGTTACATTTTCGTGACTTTAAATGACGGGATTTCCTATAAACGATTCAAAGGTCAAAAGAAAAAAGCCATCGAGGTTTCGGCGGACAATTCTTTTTACAAACCTTATGAGATTCCGTTGAGTGAGATTGTGGAAATCTGGCAATATGCGTCGGGGATTTTTCCTGAGGATTTTGAACCCGATAATTTTGATAATTATAATTTGAAAGATATGTTTTTGGAAATCCGAAAAGATATCAAAGCGTTGGACAACAAGGTTTCGAATTCCAAATAA
- the dinB gene encoding DNA polymerase IV, with protein sequence MNRAIVHMDLDTFFVSCERLNHSELNGIPLIIGGGDRGVVASCSYEARKFGVRSAMPIRMALRLCPDAKVVKGDYENFSKMSHLVTEVIQDKVPLMEKASIDEFYLDLTGMDKFFGCYQWTQEIASAVKKETGLPISFALSNNKTVSKIGTGESKPEGKFQIRETEVQPFLNPLSVKKIPMVGDKTFQLLSRIGVRTIHTLSEMPVLVLQQMIGANGKELWKKANGIDENPVVPYSEKKSISSERTFVTDSIDVLEIKRLISGMAEKLAYQLRQEKWLTSTVVIKIRYSNFDTETKQHKIAYTSADHTLSRVALELFNKVYTRRMRIRLVGLRFTDLVHGNHQMNLFEDTEEQMSLYQTMDYLKNRFGKDALGRASGYDFGK encoded by the coding sequence GTGAATCGAGCAATTGTACATATGGATTTAGATACATTTTTTGTGTCCTGCGAAAGACTGAACCACTCAGAACTCAACGGAATCCCTCTGATAATCGGTGGTGGCGACCGTGGCGTGGTGGCTTCTTGCTCGTATGAAGCGCGAAAATTTGGGGTGCGTTCTGCAATGCCGATTAGAATGGCACTCAGACTTTGCCCAGATGCAAAAGTAGTCAAAGGCGATTATGAGAATTTTTCTAAAATGTCTCATTTGGTAACCGAAGTGATTCAGGATAAAGTACCGTTGATGGAAAAAGCGAGCATCGATGAATTTTATCTCGACCTGACCGGAATGGACAAATTTTTTGGCTGTTATCAATGGACTCAAGAAATTGCATCAGCTGTAAAAAAGGAAACCGGGCTTCCGATAAGTTTTGCTTTATCCAATAACAAAACCGTTTCAAAAATCGGAACCGGAGAATCTAAACCCGAAGGAAAATTTCAAATCAGGGAAACAGAAGTACAGCCTTTTTTAAATCCTTTATCTGTTAAAAAAATCCCGATGGTTGGTGATAAAACATTTCAGCTTCTTTCGAGAATTGGCGTACGAACCATTCACACCCTTTCCGAAATGCCCGTTTTAGTCCTTCAACAAATGATTGGCGCGAACGGAAAAGAACTTTGGAAAAAAGCAAATGGCATTGATGAAAATCCCGTCGTTCCCTACTCCGAAAAAAAATCAATTTCTTCAGAACGGACTTTTGTAACCGATTCCATTGACGTTTTGGAAATAAAAAGGTTGATTTCTGGAATGGCGGAAAAATTAGCCTACCAATTGAGACAAGAAAAATGGCTGACTTCCACGGTCGTTATCAAAATCCGATATTCCAATTTTGATACGGAAACGAAGCAACATAAAATCGCTTACACGTCTGCCGACCACACGTTGTCCAGAGTGGCGCTTGAACTTTTCAACAAAGTTTATACGAGGAGAATGCGAATCAGACTCGTTGGTTTGCGCTTCACAGATTTGGTTCACGGCAATCATCAGATGAATCTTTTCGAAGATACTGAGGAACAAATGAGCCTTTACCAGACGATGGATTATCTAAAAAACCGATTCGGAAAAGACGCGCTTGGACGAGCGTCCGGTTATGATTTTGGTAAATAA